A genomic segment from Actinoplanes sichuanensis encodes:
- a CDS encoding esterase-like activity of phytase family protein — translation MSLRRTTSAVVSVVAVAAVGVVPTAAAAHGRSEEFRRLATFPAYLNSSIDDTAAAEISTVTEDGRTVVYTDSPGKRLGFVDISNPSAPKPAGTLAVGGEPTSVAHLGRLLLAGVNTRTSFTSPSGKLVVIDAKSRAVQREIDLGGQPDSVAVAPSGRYIAVAIENERDEDVNDGAIPQAPAGWLAVIDTRTWKVTKVDMSGLSAIAPTDPEPEYVSINSRDEAVVSLQENNHLVVVDLRTGRIVRSIDAGTVTVTGVDTKDDDQITLDGTITAKREPDGVAWINDDLFATANEGDYEGGSRGWSIFSKRTGKVVWDAGDSLEHIAVAHGQYPDKRSDAKGIEAENVAFAVLNRTPYVFVNSERGDFTAVYDVSNPSKPKFRQLLPTTNGPEGVVAVPSRNLVVVSSEEEDPSIGIRGTVQVYGFGSPRNEQVVSKHDIPWGALSALSAVPGRRDRLASVTDAVYTPTRILGLTTGGVIDSELTVTKDGAPVGYDAEGLVVRKAGGYWLAVEGTNTLVRLDARARVQEEIPLSADVAAAITSNGLEGIAEVGGSVWVAVQRPIKGDPANVTRIGRYDTATKTWSWLLYPLDTAPTGWVGLSELVAVDQNTFAVIERDNQRGTLAAIKRIYTFDVPATWTGTPTVSKKLVKDLLPLLQADGGWVQDKVEGLAVAGNGRTYAVTDNDGLDDSTGETVFLDLGRLL, via the coding sequence ATGTCTCTACGCCGTACCACCTCGGCGGTCGTCTCAGTCGTGGCCGTGGCCGCGGTGGGTGTCGTGCCCACCGCGGCGGCCGCGCACGGCCGTTCCGAGGAATTCCGCCGGCTCGCCACCTTTCCGGCCTACCTGAACTCGTCGATCGACGACACCGCGGCAGCCGAGATCTCGACCGTCACCGAGGACGGTCGCACGGTCGTCTACACCGACAGTCCGGGCAAGCGCCTCGGCTTCGTCGACATCAGCAACCCGTCCGCGCCGAAGCCGGCCGGCACCCTGGCCGTCGGCGGCGAGCCCACCTCGGTCGCCCACCTCGGCCGCCTGCTGCTCGCCGGTGTGAACACCCGGACCAGCTTCACCTCGCCGTCCGGCAAGCTCGTCGTGATCGACGCGAAGTCCCGCGCCGTGCAGCGGGAGATCGACCTCGGCGGCCAGCCGGACTCGGTCGCCGTCGCCCCGAGTGGCCGCTACATCGCCGTGGCCATCGAGAACGAGCGCGACGAGGATGTCAACGACGGCGCGATCCCGCAGGCCCCGGCCGGCTGGCTCGCCGTGATCGACACCCGCACGTGGAAAGTGACCAAGGTTGATATGTCCGGATTGTCGGCGATAGCGCCGACGGACCCGGAGCCCGAATATGTCAGCATCAACTCCCGCGACGAGGCCGTCGTCTCGCTCCAGGAGAACAACCACCTCGTCGTGGTCGACCTGCGCACCGGCAGGATCGTCCGCAGCATCGACGCCGGCACGGTCACCGTCACCGGGGTCGACACGAAGGATGACGACCAGATCACGCTGGACGGCACGATCACCGCCAAGCGTGAGCCGGACGGTGTCGCCTGGATCAACGACGACCTGTTCGCCACCGCCAACGAGGGCGACTACGAGGGCGGGTCGCGCGGCTGGTCGATCTTCAGCAAGAGGACCGGCAAGGTCGTCTGGGACGCCGGTGACAGCCTGGAGCACATCGCCGTCGCCCACGGCCAGTACCCGGACAAGCGCTCCGACGCCAAGGGCATCGAGGCGGAGAACGTCGCGTTCGCGGTCCTCAACCGGACCCCGTACGTCTTCGTCAACTCCGAGCGCGGCGACTTCACCGCCGTCTACGACGTGTCGAACCCTTCGAAACCGAAGTTCCGGCAGCTCCTGCCGACCACGAACGGCCCCGAGGGCGTCGTCGCGGTCCCGTCGCGCAACCTGGTCGTCGTCTCCTCCGAGGAGGAGGACCCCTCGATCGGCATCCGCGGCACCGTCCAGGTCTACGGCTTCGGCTCGCCGCGCAACGAACAGGTCGTCTCGAAGCACGACATCCCGTGGGGGGCGCTCTCCGCTCTCTCGGCGGTTCCCGGCCGCCGCGACCGGCTCGCGAGCGTCACCGACGCCGTCTACACCCCGACCCGGATCCTCGGCCTCACCACCGGCGGGGTCATCGACAGCGAGCTGACCGTCACCAAGGACGGAGCGCCGGTGGGCTACGACGCCGAGGGACTCGTCGTGCGCAAGGCAGGCGGTTACTGGCTGGCCGTCGAGGGCACCAACACTCTGGTACGCCTCGACGCGCGCGCCCGAGTCCAGGAGGAGATCCCACTGTCCGCCGACGTGGCGGCCGCGATCACCAGCAACGGCCTGGAGGGCATCGCCGAGGTCGGCGGATCGGTGTGGGTGGCCGTCCAACGCCCGATCAAGGGCGACCCGGCGAATGTCACCCGGATCGGCCGCTACGACACGGCCACCAAGACCTGGTCGTGGCTGCTCTACCCGCTCGACACCGCGCCCACCGGCTGGGTCGGCCTGTCCGAGCTGGTCGCCGTCGACCAGAACACGTTCGCCGTGATCGAGCGCGACAACCAGCGCGGCACCCTCGCCGCGATCAAGCGGATCTACACGTTCGACGTCCCGGCCACCTGGACCGGCACCCCGACCGTGTCGAAGAAGCTGGTCAAGGACCTGCTACCGCTGCTTCAGGCGGACGGCGGCTGGGTGCAGGACAAGGTCGAGGGCCTCGCCGTCGCCGGGAACGGCCGCACCTACGCGGTCACCGACAACGACGGGCTCGACGACAGCACCGGCGAGACGGTCTTCCTCGACCTGGGCCGGCTGCTCTGA